From Candidatus Bathyarchaeota archaeon, one genomic window encodes:
- a CDS encoding flippase-like domain-containing protein: MGKRLKLIGRKTLLLMSVGLAAFMLYLWFFVGFEDLFSLLSQLNLYQYSLFLALAVAALFAAVIFDSLIWHSLLDVLSVKVKLRKLVLYNWIGNFIELIIPAATIGGEVARIALSQKETKHDTGIAAATVIGSRLISTVVYSGGLLAGFLLLLFTRQLPVYLITPVILVTLGTASVIACIFLVAFKEGAVDKIVKIISFITKRVIKNPQKQESIRQRIHHGLSSFSLVFRTFKDHPHQLVKPALYAVAAWVSNLVVYLMIFYSLNFTAISLVDLATVYCIITTVETISAGIPVGAVEVTMINLFALCGVPIVIAGAATTLARLLTFWSQVIVGYPLAEWIGAKSLLKGGIKSPFHIQHQPVPH; this comes from the coding sequence GTGGGAAAAAGACTGAAGTTGATTGGACGAAAAACCCTCTTGTTAATGTCCGTTGGTTTGGCAGCGTTTATGCTGTACTTGTGGTTTTTCGTCGGCTTCGAAGACCTCTTCAGCTTGCTTAGTCAACTAAACCTCTACCAGTACTCCCTGTTTTTGGCTTTAGCGGTCGCTGCGCTTTTTGCAGCCGTAATCTTCGACTCCCTCATCTGGCATAGCCTGCTAGATGTGCTCTCGGTAAAAGTCAAGCTTAGAAAACTGGTGCTCTACAACTGGATCGGCAACTTCATCGAACTAATCATACCCGCCGCAACCATAGGCGGAGAAGTCGCCCGCATAGCCCTATCACAAAAAGAAACCAAACACGACACAGGCATAGCCGCCGCCACCGTCATCGGCTCACGTTTAATCAGCACAGTTGTTTATTCAGGCGGTTTACTGGCGGGCTTTCTGCTTTTGCTCTTTACGCGTCAGCTGCCAGTTTATCTAATTACCCCCGTTATCTTGGTGACTTTGGGAACTGCTTCAGTCATTGCGTGCATCTTTTTAGTTGCCTTCAAAGAGGGCGCAGTTGACAAAATCGTAAAAATAATCTCTTTTATCACAAAGCGTGTGATTAAAAATCCTCAAAAACAAGAATCAATCCGCCAAAGAATCCATCATGGCCTCAGCTCGTTTAGCCTCGTCTTTCGAACCTTCAAAGACCACCCACACCAACTCGTAAAACCCGCACTCTACGCTGTGGCGGCATGGGTCTCAAATTTGGTTGTTTACTTGATGATTTTCTACTCGCTCAACTTCACAGCTATCTCTTTGGTTGACTTAGCAACGGTGTACTGCATAATCACAACAGTGGAAACCATATCGGCGGGTATCCCTGTGGGCGCAGTTGAAGTCACAATGATAAACCTGTTTGCCCTGTGTGGGGTTCCTATTGTGATTGCTGGGGCCGCCACCACTTTAGCGCGGTTGTTGACTTTTTGGAGTCAAGTCATCGTCGGTTACCCGCTTGCTGAATGGATAGGTGCAAAATCGCTACTCAAAGGCGGCATCAAAAGCCCATTTCACATCCAACACCAGCCAGTTCCTCATTGA
- a CDS encoding glycosyltransferase, with translation MTAKEGISVVTTTWNERENIEELIRRIRQTLKDTPHEVIVIDDNSSDGTLEVAKPLADVAIGKSREGQTKGLLFGAKQAKFPTIVTIDSDLENSPELIPELVEQLAKYDVVVACRTRLPRFSEKWAAKTLGKIVGVSDFYSNFRAYKKEAIVNFDLGGGETFGGELLILAKKSGFRVGEVKYDAPPRRGQPRIGGVVRANWRISVASLKCWFMYYL, from the coding sequence ATGACCGCCAAAGAAGGCATATCGGTAGTTACAACCACTTGGAACGAGCGGGAGAACATCGAGGAACTTATCCGAAGAATCCGCCAAACCCTCAAAGATACACCGCACGAAGTAATCGTGATAGACGACAACTCATCGGACGGCACCTTAGAAGTCGCCAAACCCTTAGCTGACGTAGCCATCGGCAAATCCCGAGAGGGGCAAACCAAAGGTTTACTGTTCGGTGCAAAACAAGCCAAGTTTCCGACTATAGTTACGATTGACTCTGACTTAGAGAACAGCCCCGAATTAATTCCCGAACTTGTTGAGCAACTTGCCAAGTACGATGTTGTTGTGGCTTGCAGAACTCGGCTGCCGCGTTTCTCTGAGAAGTGGGCGGCTAAAACGTTGGGTAAAATCGTTGGGGTTTCAGATTTTTACTCTAATTTTAGGGCTTACAAAAAAGAAGCCATAGTGAACTTTGATTTGGGTGGGGGTGAAACTTTTGGTGGGGAACTTTTGATTTTGGCTAAGAAGAGTGGGTTTAGGGTTGGAGAGGTCAAGTATGATGCTCCGCCGCGTCGTGGGCAGCCAAGGATTGGGGGCGTGGTTAGGGCGAATTGGCGAATTTCTGTGGCATCTCTGAAGTGTTGGTTTATGTATTATTTATAA
- a CDS encoding glycoside hydrolase family 2 protein: MPIEVPLDGFWHFKGYKACDGEELGAHTTQCRLDDWLLAEAPLTAHTNLLNHNLIPDPFKGCNEREVQWVSENEWWYRKEIELTPEVTSKDAVELYFGGLDTFATIWVNDFKVGEANNMFTPWRFNVKNIAKAGKNLIAIRFKPVCKVARELEQQHKQKYACLSAENFSARPYVRKAQYSFGWDWGPTLPTAGIWREAKILAYNKARLGYVAASPLEVSKQKAKVKLSAEIHASEESDLTVNFVLDGFGQKYNVEVPIKVSEGRNFADYTIEVAEPRLWWPRGYGDAALYDAAVKIYSGPEVLDEAAVKVGIRSIKLVEEPDGEGKTFIFQINGQNVFCKGANWIPADSFLPKVNLDRYTRLLRLATDANFNMLRVWGGGVYEADEFYDLCDNLGVMVWQDFMYVCAGYPEEEWFLREAEREAMEAILRLRRHPSIVVWCGNNENQWLHSVLWKARDKVDRLYGSKIYESLLARVCQSLDPTRPYRPSSPFGGSDSSGRHEGDRHNWEVWSQGLDYPTYLQDTGRFISEFGWQAPPTLELLTAYLEKEDLTPNSYAFRAHEKQTGGLELLRALLAIHYPVPDDLRLFVLYSQLNQGDALKTAVTHWRSRMYKTSGCLIWQLNDCWPVISWSLIDYGLNPKAAYYYVKRACQPIIAPLILKQNRIEGYVINETDTKLDGTFSFELVTFGGKVLHSVHAGVSVPAFSSKLVFESELNKIPRKENCILTATLRNSDAVLAEDARTVAEPKDLKLPPPQIQVAVTKVGTKTFEISFQSKNYTKALKIELSDLKASLSDNFFDLLPNRKKQVACYLERDITVEQLQKALKYQAYPYT; this comes from the coding sequence ATGCCAATAGAAGTCCCTCTGGACGGTTTCTGGCACTTCAAAGGCTACAAAGCCTGCGACGGGGAAGAACTAGGCGCACACACAACACAATGCCGACTCGATGACTGGCTGCTAGCCGAAGCCCCACTCACCGCCCACACCAACCTACTAAACCACAACCTCATCCCCGACCCCTTCAAGGGTTGCAACGAACGCGAAGTCCAATGGGTAAGCGAGAACGAATGGTGGTACCGCAAAGAAATAGAACTCACCCCTGAAGTAACCAGCAAAGACGCAGTGGAGCTTTACTTTGGCGGGTTAGACACTTTTGCCACCATATGGGTCAACGATTTTAAAGTGGGCGAGGCAAACAACATGTTCACGCCGTGGCGATTCAACGTAAAAAACATCGCTAAAGCAGGCAAAAACTTGATCGCCATACGATTCAAACCCGTCTGCAAAGTAGCCCGCGAACTTGAACAGCAACATAAACAGAAATACGCCTGCCTAAGCGCCGAAAACTTTAGCGCAAGACCATACGTACGCAAAGCGCAGTACTCGTTTGGGTGGGATTGGGGGCCCACGTTGCCGACGGCAGGCATCTGGCGGGAAGCAAAAATCTTGGCGTACAATAAGGCAAGACTCGGCTATGTTGCTGCGTCGCCACTTGAGGTTTCTAAGCAGAAGGCCAAGGTAAAGTTGTCCGCTGAAATTCACGCTTCGGAAGAATCTGATTTAACAGTAAATTTCGTTTTGGACGGTTTTGGGCAGAAGTACAACGTGGAAGTCCCCATAAAAGTCTCTGAGGGAAGAAACTTTGCGGACTACACCATCGAAGTGGCTGAGCCAAGACTTTGGTGGCCCAGAGGTTATGGCGACGCAGCCCTCTATGATGCAGCCGTAAAAATTTATTCAGGCCCAGAAGTACTGGATGAAGCAGCAGTCAAAGTGGGCATCAGAAGCATAAAACTCGTCGAAGAACCAGACGGGGAAGGCAAAACCTTCATCTTCCAAATAAACGGACAAAACGTGTTTTGCAAAGGTGCCAACTGGATTCCCGCTGACTCTTTTCTGCCAAAAGTCAACTTAGACCGATACACGCGCCTGCTGAGGTTGGCTACTGACGCCAACTTTAACATGCTCCGAGTTTGGGGGGGAGGGGTTTATGAAGCTGATGAATTCTACGATTTATGCGACAACTTGGGGGTAATGGTTTGGCAGGATTTTATGTACGTCTGCGCGGGATACCCTGAGGAAGAGTGGTTTCTCAGAGAAGCAGAACGTGAAGCCATGGAAGCGATTCTACGCTTGAGGCGGCATCCCTCGATTGTAGTTTGGTGCGGTAATAACGAGAACCAATGGCTTCACAGCGTCCTTTGGAAGGCACGGGATAAAGTAGACCGATTGTATGGGTCAAAAATCTATGAATCACTACTCGCGCGCGTCTGTCAAAGTCTCGACCCCACGCGACCCTACAGGCCCAGTTCGCCCTTTGGCGGCTCAGACTCAAGCGGTAGACACGAAGGTGACCGCCACAACTGGGAAGTTTGGAGCCAAGGACTCGACTACCCCACATACCTGCAAGATACCGGGAGATTCATCTCAGAATTCGGCTGGCAAGCACCACCCACCTTGGAACTGCTAACCGCATACCTCGAAAAAGAAGACCTCACCCCCAACTCCTACGCTTTTCGGGCACATGAAAAGCAAACAGGCGGGTTAGAGTTGCTCCGCGCATTGCTTGCCATACATTACCCTGTTCCAGATGACCTGCGCCTCTTTGTGCTCTACAGCCAGCTAAACCAAGGCGACGCCCTAAAAACAGCTGTCACACATTGGAGAAGTCGCATGTATAAAACCAGCGGGTGCCTAATTTGGCAGCTCAACGATTGCTGGCCCGTTATCAGCTGGAGCCTAATCGACTATGGGCTTAATCCAAAAGCAGCATACTACTACGTTAAGCGGGCGTGTCAACCAATCATTGCGCCACTAATCCTTAAACAGAACAGAATAGAAGGTTACGTCATTAACGAGACTGACACGAAATTGGATGGGACGTTTAGTTTTGAGCTCGTGACTTTTGGCGGCAAAGTCTTGCACAGCGTACACGCGGGTGTCTCCGTTCCCGCGTTTAGCTCGAAGTTGGTTTTTGAGAGTGAATTAAACAAAATTCCAAGAAAAGAAAACTGCATCTTAACCGCGACATTAAGAAACTCTGATGCTGTGCTTGCAGAAGACGCCAGAACGGTTGCGGAACCCAAAGACCTCAAACTGCCCCCGCCCCAAATCCAAGTTGCAGTCACCAAGGTTGGAACAAAAACCTTTGAAATATCCTTTCAGTCCAAAAACTATACCAAAGCACTCAAAATCGAACTGAGCGACCTAAAAGCCTCCCTCAGCGACAACTTCTTCGACCTTCTGCCTAATAGAAAAAAACAAGTCGCCTGTTACCTTGAGCGAGACATCACCGTGGAGCAACTCCAAAAAGCACTCAAATACCAAGCTTACCCCTACACCTAA
- a CDS encoding anaerobic ribonucleoside-triphosphate reductase activating protein, producing MKFSGLQKTSLLDYPDRVASVLFTPGCNLRCPYCHNYKIAVDPQPPFLQEGAALQILENRKKYVDAVVITGGEPCMHKELPKFLSKLKERGFTVKIDTNGCYPNVLEECLPTVDYVAMDVKTSPEKYKLLGATDTASVMRSIELLKTGKVPYEFRTTVCPEIVTEKDIAAIGEMVKGTKTLALQQFIPNDTLDKRFKTIKPYSPEKLQEFAEILKKSADTVLLRL from the coding sequence GTGAAGTTTAGTGGACTGCAAAAAACCAGTTTACTAGATTACCCTGACCGTGTAGCCTCAGTGCTATTTACACCTGGCTGCAACCTGCGGTGCCCATACTGCCACAACTACAAAATCGCCGTCGACCCCCAACCACCCTTTCTTCAAGAAGGCGCTGCACTGCAAATTTTGGAAAACCGAAAAAAATACGTGGACGCAGTGGTCATCACAGGCGGCGAACCCTGCATGCACAAAGAGTTACCCAAGTTTCTCTCTAAACTTAAAGAACGCGGATTTACGGTGAAGATAGATACAAACGGCTGCTATCCAAACGTGCTTGAAGAATGCCTGCCCACTGTAGATTACGTTGCCATGGATGTCAAAACAAGCCCAGAAAAATACAAACTGCTCGGCGCAACAGACACCGCCAGTGTAATGCGTTCAATAGAGTTGCTCAAAACAGGTAAAGTTCCATACGAATTCCGCACCACCGTTTGCCCCGAAATCGTAACAGAAAAAGACATAGCCGCCATAGGAGAAATGGTCAAAGGCACAAAAACCCTTGCACTTCAACAGTTCATACCCAACGACACACTCGACAAACGCTTCAAAACAATCAAACCGTATTCACCTGAAAAGCTACAGGAATTCGCTGAAATCCTAAAAAAGTCAGCAGACACAGTTCTGCTCAGACTTTAA